The DNA region CGATGTCCTGAACCCGAGGTTGCAGCGATGAGCCTGCCTGATGTGACGCCTGCGCCAGTTTCAGGCGAACAGCCGACCCTCGATGTGCGCGATCTGTGTACCTCGTTTCATACCCGCGCCGGCGTGTTGCCTGCGGTGCGCAATGTGTCGTTGCGCGTGCAGCCGGGGCGTATTCTGGGGCTGGTGGGCGAGTCGGGGTCGGGCAAATCGGTGACCGGTTTCTCGATTCTCGGTCTGGTGGATGAACCGGGGCGTATCAGTGGCGGCCAGGTCCTGTTCAAGGGCCGGGACCTGACAAAGCTCTCGGCCGCGCAACTGCGGGAAATCCAGGGCAATCGGGTGGCGATGATTTTTCAGGACCCGATGATGACCCTCAACCCGGTGCTGCGTGTCGATACGCAAATGGTCGAAGCGGTACGTGCCCATCGTTCGATCGGCAAGCGCGAAGCCCGCGAACATGCCAGCCGCACCTTGGCGCTGATGGGCATTGCCAGCCCCGAAGAGCGCCTTCGCACCTATCCGCATCAGTTGTCCGGCGGCATGCGTCAGCGGGTGGCGATTGCCATTGCGTTGCTGCACTCGCCTGACCTGATCATCGCCGACGAGCCGACCACCGCGCTCGACGTAACCATTCAGGCGCAGATCCTCAGCGAAGTGCAGAAACTGGTGCGCGAGCAGGGTACCTCGCTGATCTGGATCACCCATGACCTGTCGGTGGTTGCCGGGTTGGCTGACGATGTGGCGGTGATGTACGCCGGACGTATCGTCGAGCAGGGGTCGGTCGAGCAGGGTCTGGATCGTCCGCAACATCCCTACACGCAAGGCCTGATCGACAGCCTGCCGAGCCGTAACAAGCGTGGTCAGCGCTTGCGGCAGATTCCCGGTATGGCGCCGGATTTGCTGTCGATGCCCGCCGGCTGCGCGTTTGCCGCGCGCTGCTCCAGAGCAGCGGAAATGTGCGCGCAGGACCCTGAACCCCGCGAAATTCTACCGGGCCATACGGTTCGCTGCTTTTACCCAGGAGCTGCTGCCGATGTCCAGTGATCAGATCCCCCTCATCGAGCTGCAACAGGTCAGCAAGACCTTCGGCAAAACGGTGGACGAGCGCTCGTTTGAAGGGCTGCTGCAACGCCTGCACCTGACCCGCCCGAAACCGGTGACGCATGCCGTGGACCGTGTCGATCTGCGTATTGTGCGCGGCGAAGTGGTCGGGCTGGTGGGCGAGTCGGGTTGCGGCAAATCGACCCT from Pseudomonas syringae includes:
- a CDS encoding ABC transporter ATP-binding protein gives rise to the protein MSLPDVTPAPVSGEQPTLDVRDLCTSFHTRAGVLPAVRNVSLRVQPGRILGLVGESGSGKSVTGFSILGLVDEPGRISGGQVLFKGRDLTKLSAAQLREIQGNRVAMIFQDPMMTLNPVLRVDTQMVEAVRAHRSIGKREAREHASRTLALMGIASPEERLRTYPHQLSGGMRQRVAIAIALLHSPDLIIADEPTTALDVTIQAQILSEVQKLVREQGTSLIWITHDLSVVAGLADDVAVMYAGRIVEQGSVEQGLDRPQHPYTQGLIDSLPSRNKRGQRLRQIPGMAPDLLSMPAGCAFAARCSRAAEMCAQDPEPREILPGHTVRCFYPGAAADVQ